Proteins found in one Miscanthus floridulus cultivar M001 chromosome 4, ASM1932011v1, whole genome shotgun sequence genomic segment:
- the LOC136548046 gene encoding protein ENHANCED DOWNY MILDEW 2-like, producing MEWSHKLRMSMDTTLRMVRGNPLLHGFADKSLRVYKEVVAWKIRLDSEQPNIYVLSIQHKWIKLLKPRKCYGEFVRSILITVQMLHFVRRGWQRSSLNHLDEVFGKYNPKPVADDLMKHHNLIKLFVEKDQTLMKSKILQRLIENGFERTKKALGLEAQFIVSMRRLTQGEISCEGPCKRSFHPTEKDGRESKCETLGYTSAEVKRIGTYLCANCKNRQHQCFRCGELEPSHGPNAKVFQCNQASCGYFYHPKCIAQLLDPNATDGACELERRIMAGMSFPCPIHWCFKCGRMENKTQRALQLAVCRRCPRAYHRECLPRELSFGAKDKDGNPRAWKLSKTIFIYCLDHEIDKDTGAASRNHIKFPATPECTKTKELSNSEGRMTGKRRKNTDQSTKPTELSNWLCGAESEQADNVGAKSTSPQIVVEPHCAAKLLKGDPQLEQSIIGVAASQNGAETMKGHEKQFGISSCVPSTETEKW from the exons atggagTGGAGCCACAAATTGAGGATGTCAATGGATACTACTTTGAGGATGGTGAGGGGGAACCCACTTTTGCACGGATTTGCGGATAAAAGTCTTCGCGTGTACAAGGAGGTGGTAGCTTGGAAGATAAGGCTTGATAGTGAGCAGCCCAACATCTATGTGCTTTCTATTCAGCACAAGTGGATAAAGCTGTTGAAACCACGAAAATGCTATGGAGAGTTCGTTCGATCAATATTGATTACGGTGCAAATGCTCCACTTTGTTCGGAGAGGGTGGCAAAGAAGTTCTTTGAATCACCTTGATGAAGTTTTTGG TAAATACAATCCTAAACCTGTGGCGGATGACTTGATGAAGCACCATAACCTAATCAAGTTGTTTGTAGAGAAAGATCAAACATTGATGAAGTCAAAG ATTCTGCAAAGGCTTATTGAGAATGGCTTTGAGAGAACTAAAAAG GCCTTAGGTCTGGAAGCACAATTCATTGTTAGTATGAGAAGGTTAACACAAGGGGAAATAAG CTGTGAAGGTCCATGCAAGAGGTCTTTCCATCCCACAGAGAAAGATGGCAGAGAATCTAAATGTGAAACTCTTGGTTACACTTCAGCAGAAGTAAAG AGAATTGGCACTTATCTATGTGCAAACTGCAAAAATAGGCAACACCAATGTTTTAGATGTGGAGAGCTTGAGCCATCCCATGGGCCAAATGCTAAG GTGTTTCAATGCAATCAAGCATCTTGCGGATATTTTTACCACCCTAAGTGCATTGCACAATTACTGGATCCTAATGCCACTGATGGAGCTTGTGAGTTGGAAAGAAGGATTATGGCGGGGATGTCATTTCCATGCCCCATACATTGGTGTTTCAAATGTGGACGCATGGAGAACAAGACTCAAAGAGCACTTCAGCTTGCAGTGTGTAGGCGCTGTCCAAGAGCATATCACAGGGAATGTCTTCCAAG GGAACTATCCTTTGGAGCAAAGGACAAGGATGGCAACCCACGTGCTTGGAAGCtttccaaaacaattttcatttACTGCCT AGATCATGAAATAGACAAGGATACTGGCGCAGCTAGTAGGAACCATATAAAATTTCCAGCTACACCTGAATGCACCAAAACAAAAGAGCTTAGTAACAGCGAAGGCAGGATGACTGGCAAAAGGAGAAAGAACACTGACCAATCAACAAAACCTACAGAATTGTCAAACTGGTTGTGTGGAGCAGAAAGTGAGCAAGCTGACAATGTAGGTGCAAAAAGCACATCACCCCAGATTGTTGTAGAGCCTCACTGTGCAGCAAAGCTCTTGAAGGGTGATCCACAACTTGAACAATCTATTATTGGTGTTGCTGCTAGTCAAAATGGTGCAGAAACTATGAAAGGGCATGAAAAACAATTTGGCATTTCATCTTGTGTTCCAAGTACTGAAACAGAGAAGTGGTAG